Proteins from one Microbacterium proteolyticum genomic window:
- a CDS encoding S9 family peptidase — protein sequence MTDTDARPVPPVAARRLTARTHHGDTFDDPYEWLRAKDDADVVAHLEAENAYTDARTAHLASLRDEIFGEIKARTLETDLSVPARRGEWWYYGRTIAGAQYGIQCRAPLRSPDDWTPPQLSPDVAVPGEQILFDGNVEAEGTDFFSLGSFEVSNDGTRMLYGVDVAGDERYTVRVRDLATGENLVDEIPGTFSGATFSPDGRFIVYTTVDDAWRPDTVWLHEIGTGVDADVKLFHEPDERYWVGADFTRSDRYLVIGVGSSITSEERLIDADDLRGEARVVWPRREGVEYSVDHAVVGGEDVLYILHNDGALDFELVRVAASDPEGARETVIAHRPGERLLGVDTFRDWGVVAYRRDGLARLALLSYGDGAVTEITFDEPLYSVGTGGNPEWAPPVLRVGYGSFVTPGTVYDYVIDTGELLLRKRQPVLGGFDPDDYGQARAWATADDGTRVPVSLVWKRSFGEPGSSPRPVHLYGYGSYEHSIEPGFSVPRLSLLDRGVVFAVAHVRGGGEMGRQWYEDGKLQSKRNTFTDFVAVGRHLVASGYTTPDRLVAEGGSAGGLLMGAVANLAPELFAGILADVPFVDALTTILDPSLPLTVIEWDEWGDPLHDADVYAYMKSYSPYENVRDGVRYPRILAVTSLNDTRVLYVEPAKWVQRLREVGADALLKCEMVAGHGGVSGRYNAWRERAFELAWLLDVLGLAE from the coding sequence GTGACCGACACCGACGCCCGCCCCGTCCCTCCCGTCGCCGCCCGCCGCCTCACGGCGCGCACCCACCACGGTGACACCTTCGACGACCCGTACGAGTGGCTGCGCGCCAAGGACGACGCCGACGTCGTAGCCCACCTCGAGGCCGAGAACGCGTACACCGATGCGCGCACCGCGCACCTGGCATCCCTGCGGGACGAGATCTTCGGCGAGATCAAGGCGCGCACGCTCGAGACCGATCTCTCGGTGCCCGCCCGTCGCGGCGAGTGGTGGTACTACGGCCGGACCATCGCCGGCGCGCAGTACGGCATCCAGTGTCGCGCACCCCTCCGCTCCCCCGACGACTGGACGCCGCCGCAGCTCTCCCCCGACGTCGCCGTCCCCGGCGAGCAGATCCTCTTCGACGGGAACGTCGAAGCCGAGGGCACCGACTTCTTCTCCCTCGGAAGCTTCGAGGTGTCCAACGATGGGACCCGCATGCTCTACGGCGTCGACGTCGCCGGCGACGAGCGGTACACCGTGCGCGTCCGCGACCTCGCCACCGGAGAGAACCTCGTCGACGAGATCCCCGGCACCTTCTCCGGCGCCACGTTCTCCCCCGACGGCCGCTTCATCGTCTACACCACCGTCGACGACGCGTGGCGCCCCGACACCGTGTGGCTGCACGAGATCGGCACGGGCGTGGATGCCGATGTGAAGCTGTTCCACGAGCCCGACGAGCGGTACTGGGTGGGTGCGGACTTCACCCGCAGCGACCGCTACCTGGTGATCGGTGTGGGCTCCTCGATCACCTCGGAGGAGCGGCTCATCGACGCCGACGACCTGCGCGGCGAGGCACGCGTCGTCTGGCCGCGCCGCGAGGGCGTGGAGTACTCGGTCGATCACGCCGTCGTCGGCGGAGAGGACGTGCTGTACATCCTCCACAACGACGGCGCGCTCGACTTCGAACTCGTCCGTGTCGCGGCATCCGATCCGGAGGGTGCGCGCGAGACGGTGATCGCCCATCGACCCGGCGAGCGCCTCCTGGGTGTCGACACGTTCCGCGACTGGGGCGTGGTGGCCTACCGCCGCGACGGTCTGGCGCGCCTCGCCCTGCTGTCGTACGGCGACGGGGCGGTGACCGAGATCACGTTCGACGAACCGCTCTACAGCGTCGGCACCGGCGGGAACCCCGAGTGGGCGCCGCCCGTGCTCCGCGTCGGTTACGGCTCGTTCGTGACGCCGGGCACCGTGTACGACTACGTCATCGACACCGGCGAGCTGCTGCTGCGCAAACGCCAGCCGGTGCTCGGCGGTTTCGACCCCGACGACTACGGCCAGGCCCGGGCGTGGGCGACCGCCGACGACGGCACCCGCGTGCCGGTGTCGCTGGTGTGGAAGCGTTCGTTCGGCGAGCCCGGTTCCTCGCCGCGGCCCGTCCACCTCTACGGCTACGGCTCCTACGAGCACTCGATCGAGCCCGGCTTCTCGGTTCCGCGTCTGTCGTTGCTGGACCGGGGCGTCGTCTTCGCCGTGGCTCACGTCCGCGGCGGCGGCGAGATGGGCCGCCAGTGGTACGAGGACGGCAAGCTGCAGTCAAAGCGCAACACGTTCACCGACTTCGTGGCGGTCGGGCGGCACCTCGTGGCATCCGGGTACACCACCCCCGACCGCCTCGTCGCCGAGGGCGGGAGCGCCGGAGGCCTGCTGATGGGCGCGGTTGCGAACCTCGCGCCGGAGCTGTTCGCGGGCATCCTGGCCGACGTGCCGTTCGTCGACGCGTTGACGACGATCCTCGACCCCTCCCTCCCCCTCACCGTCATCGAGTGGGACGAGTGGGGCGATCCCCTGCACGACGCCGACGTGTACGCGTACATGAAGTCGTACTCGCCGTACGAGAACGTCCGCGACGGGGTCCGGTACCCCCGCATCCTCGCGGTCACCTCCCTCAACGACACCCGCGTGCTGTACGTCGAGCCCGCCAAGTGGGTGCAGCGCCTGCGCGAGGTGGGCGCCGACGCTCTGCTGAAGTGCGAGATGGTCGCCGGACACGGCGGCGTCAGCGGGCGCTACAACGCCTGGCGCGAGCGCGCGTTCGAGCTGGCCTGGCTGCTGGACGTGCTGGGCCTGGCGGAGTAG
- a CDS encoding CPBP family intramembrane glutamic endopeptidase: MTASSRPDWLAIGVFAVTSVALSWLVALPLWLRGQGLADPFLGLVAAAMMFTPSLGVVAALLVQRRTRGRRGARAVLRELGMWPLRPAVRTVWTCVAVIIAAPLLVAIGLAIVGALGLATFDLVGFSGFQRTLEETVPAGTPLPPVGLLVAVQLATIPIGAVINAPFAFGEELGWRGFLLPALRPLGVWPALVVSGAFWGFWHAPLILLGYNFLEPNAFGVLLMIVGCILFGILIGWTRLRTASVWPAVFAHGAFNASAGLGALVVAADSATPSPVVAGPLGVVMWGVFAVGIAVLVLSGQFRADRLDARLGPDPVRVDAPSGTPST; encoded by the coding sequence ATGACCGCTTCGTCTCGCCCGGACTGGCTCGCCATCGGCGTCTTCGCCGTCACCTCCGTCGCCCTGTCGTGGCTCGTGGCTCTGCCGCTGTGGCTCCGGGGGCAGGGGCTCGCGGATCCGTTCCTCGGTCTCGTCGCCGCCGCCATGATGTTCACGCCGTCCCTCGGTGTCGTTGCGGCGCTGCTGGTCCAGCGGCGCACGCGCGGACGTCGCGGCGCGCGCGCCGTGCTGCGCGAGCTCGGCATGTGGCCCCTCCGGCCGGCCGTCCGCACCGTCTGGACGTGCGTGGCCGTGATCATCGCCGCCCCGCTCCTGGTCGCGATCGGTCTCGCGATCGTCGGCGCGCTCGGCCTGGCGACGTTCGACCTGGTCGGGTTCTCGGGCTTCCAGAGGACGCTCGAAGAGACGGTTCCGGCGGGGACCCCGCTGCCGCCGGTGGGGTTGCTCGTCGCGGTCCAGCTCGCCACCATCCCCATCGGCGCCGTCATCAACGCGCCGTTCGCGTTCGGGGAGGAGCTCGGCTGGCGCGGGTTCCTGCTTCCCGCCCTCCGGCCGCTGGGCGTGTGGCCCGCGCTCGTGGTCTCCGGCGCCTTCTGGGGGTTCTGGCACGCGCCGCTGATCCTCCTCGGATACAACTTCCTCGAGCCCAACGCGTTCGGCGTGCTCCTGATGATCGTGGGGTGCATCCTCTTCGGCATCCTGATCGGGTGGACCCGGCTGCGCACCGCGTCGGTCTGGCCCGCGGTGTTCGCCCACGGAGCCTTCAACGCCTCGGCGGGGCTCGGGGCGCTGGTCGTCGCGGCCGACTCCGCCACGCCGTCCCCGGTGGTGGCCGGTCCGCTGGGCGTCGTGATGTGGGGCGTCTTCGCCGTCGGGATCGCGGTCCTCGTCCTGTCGGGGCAGTTCCGCGCCGATCGGCTCGACGCACGGCTCGGCCCCGACCCGGTCCGGGTTGACGCGCCATCGGGCACGCCGTCGACCTGA
- a CDS encoding DEAD/DEAH box helicase codes for MPTTATAARGSSQRRRKTSSSRRDDEAPVIPILARKVREVEAKAQRGKLGPTNRVKFQVIAFLVREERARVKADTEITDAARAELLKRLDGVATILAKTAARDTSLIQLLEVDQATSPVARRMRRDWLLESGADLPPDELIITDNAPKVSPVVPAALAEKQVVPPSIEARQMANPFLPPDLTPRPIGDAPRRRLDGWELMGPLYKAFEMGAGGSAASMDLPPVPEFDRLSPRGLEVMPHQSRFLEAVRQGHRSFLLADEPGLGKTAESVLAASVAEAYPLLVVVPNVVKMNWAREVQRWTPHRRATVISGSGADIDAFADVFIVNYEILDRHLSWLSSIGLKGIAVDEAHFIKNLSSQRSQKVLALASRVRQQTRDPLLLALTGTPLINDVEDFDAIWRFLGWTNGEKPGAELMAKLDATGLTPADKAFYPEAREAVISLGIVRRKKKDVAADLPDKLIADLPVELDDEYGRSIRHAERELGARLAAKYRRIIEARGDRGLAPGEIDEDIVRLVAHGELEESKAAGTGSENVFTMVRRIGQAKAQLAADYAVQLQRSVGKVVFFAKHIDVMDAAEAHFKASGLTAVSVRGDQTSTARQAAIDAFNTDPSVGIAVCSLTAAGVGLNMQAASNVVLAELSWTAAEQTQAIDRVHRIGQDEPVTAWRIIAAHTIDTKIAELIDSKEGLAQRALDGLAIEPGSSDSVQLSALMHLLRQALGA; via the coding sequence ATGCCGACCACGGCAACCGCCGCCCGAGGCTCGAGCCAACGGCGCCGCAAGACCTCGTCATCCCGTCGCGATGACGAGGCCCCCGTCATCCCCATCCTCGCCCGCAAGGTGCGCGAGGTCGAAGCCAAGGCCCAACGCGGCAAGCTCGGCCCGACCAACCGCGTGAAGTTCCAGGTGATCGCCTTCCTCGTCCGCGAGGAGCGCGCGCGCGTGAAGGCCGACACCGAGATCACCGACGCCGCGCGCGCCGAGCTGCTCAAGCGCCTCGACGGTGTGGCCACGATCCTGGCCAAGACCGCCGCGCGCGACACGTCGCTGATCCAGCTCCTCGAGGTCGACCAGGCCACGTCGCCCGTCGCGCGCCGCATGCGCCGGGACTGGCTGCTGGAGTCCGGCGCCGACCTGCCGCCGGACGAGCTGATCATCACCGACAACGCCCCGAAGGTCTCGCCGGTCGTCCCCGCGGCGCTCGCCGAGAAGCAGGTCGTCCCGCCCTCGATCGAGGCGCGGCAGATGGCGAACCCCTTCCTCCCGCCCGACCTCACCCCGCGCCCCATCGGTGACGCCCCCCGGCGCCGCCTGGACGGCTGGGAGCTCATGGGACCCCTGTACAAGGCGTTCGAGATGGGTGCCGGAGGCTCGGCCGCGAGCATGGACCTGCCGCCCGTCCCCGAGTTCGATCGGCTCTCGCCGCGCGGCCTCGAAGTCATGCCGCACCAGTCCCGCTTCCTCGAGGCGGTCCGCCAGGGGCACCGCTCGTTCCTGCTGGCCGACGAGCCGGGCCTCGGCAAGACGGCCGAATCGGTGCTCGCGGCTTCGGTCGCCGAGGCCTACCCGCTGCTGGTCGTCGTCCCCAACGTCGTGAAGATGAACTGGGCGCGCGAGGTGCAGCGCTGGACGCCGCACCGCCGTGCCACGGTGATCTCCGGCAGCGGCGCCGACATCGACGCGTTCGCCGACGTGTTCATCGTCAACTACGAGATCCTCGACCGGCACCTGTCCTGGCTGTCGTCGATCGGTCTCAAGGGCATCGCGGTCGACGAGGCGCACTTCATCAAGAACCTGTCGTCGCAGCGGTCGCAGAAGGTCCTCGCACTGGCATCCCGTGTCCGTCAGCAGACGCGCGATCCGCTGCTGCTCGCCCTCACGGGTACCCCGCTGATCAACGACGTCGAAGACTTCGACGCGATCTGGCGTTTCCTCGGCTGGACGAACGGCGAGAAGCCGGGCGCGGAGCTGATGGCCAAGCTGGATGCCACGGGCCTCACCCCCGCGGACAAGGCGTTCTATCCCGAAGCGCGCGAGGCCGTGATCTCCCTGGGCATCGTGCGTCGGAAGAAGAAGGACGTCGCCGCCGACCTGCCCGACAAGCTCATCGCCGACCTCCCCGTCGAGCTGGACGACGAGTACGGCCGGTCGATCCGGCACGCCGAGCGCGAGCTCGGGGCGCGCCTCGCGGCGAAGTACCGCCGCATCATCGAGGCCCGCGGTGACCGCGGGCTCGCGCCGGGCGAGATCGACGAGGACATCGTGCGCCTCGTCGCGCACGGCGAGCTGGAAGAGAGCAAGGCCGCCGGAACCGGTTCCGAGAACGTCTTCACGATGGTCCGCCGCATCGGTCAGGCCAAGGCGCAGCTCGCCGCGGATTACGCCGTGCAGCTGCAGCGATCGGTCGGCAAGGTCGTCTTCTTCGCCAAGCACATCGACGTCATGGATGCCGCGGAGGCGCACTTCAAGGCATCCGGGCTCACCGCGGTGTCGGTGCGCGGAGACCAGACGTCCACCGCCCGCCAGGCGGCGATCGACGCGTTCAACACCGACCCCTCCGTCGGGATCGCGGTGTGTTCGCTCACCGCCGCCGGTGTGGGGCTGAACATGCAGGCGGCGTCCAACGTCGTGCTCGCCGAGCTGTCGTGGACCGCCGCCGAGCAGACGCAGGCGATCGACCGCGTGCACCGCATCGGCCAGGACGAGCCCGTCACGGCGTGGCGCATCATCGCGGCGCACACCATCGACACCAAGATCGCCGAGCTCATCGACTCGAAGGAGGGGCTGGCGCAGCGCGCGCTCGACGGCCTCGCCATCGAGCCCGGCTCGAGCGACTCCGTGCAGCTGTCCGCCCTCATGCACCTGCTGCGCCAGGCGCTCGGGGCCTGA
- a CDS encoding 6-phosphofructokinase: MKIGILTSGGDCPGLNAVIRGVVLKGTTNYDIEFVGIRDGWRGVVDGDFFPLTRHEVKGLSKVGGTILGTSRTNPYEGVRGGAENISKTLYGHRIDGIVAIGGEGTLAAADRLSKDGINVLGVPKTIDNDLRATDYSFGFDTAVNIATDAMDRLRTTGDSHQRCMVAEVMGRHVGWIALHAGIAAGAHVICIPEVPMSIDEIVEQVTRAHDRGRAPLVVVSEGFKLTGMDEAFSDKGLDAFNRPRLGGIGELLAPEIERLTGIETRATVLGHIQRGGSPSAFDRVLATRLGLHAADALAEGAWGQMVAMRGTDIIRVPFADALGELNSVPLYRYEEAAALFG, translated from the coding sequence ATGAAGATCGGCATCCTGACCAGTGGCGGAGACTGCCCCGGGCTGAACGCCGTCATCCGTGGCGTCGTGCTCAAGGGCACCACCAACTACGACATCGAGTTCGTCGGCATCCGCGACGGTTGGCGCGGAGTCGTCGACGGCGACTTCTTCCCGCTGACGCGTCACGAGGTGAAGGGTCTGTCGAAGGTCGGCGGCACGATCCTCGGCACGAGTCGCACGAACCCGTACGAGGGTGTGCGCGGCGGAGCCGAGAACATCTCCAAGACCCTGTACGGCCACCGCATCGACGGCATCGTCGCGATCGGCGGCGAGGGGACGCTCGCCGCGGCCGACCGCCTGTCCAAGGACGGCATCAACGTCCTCGGTGTTCCCAAGACGATCGACAACGACCTCCGCGCGACCGATTACTCGTTCGGCTTCGACACCGCCGTCAACATCGCCACGGATGCCATGGACCGCCTCCGCACCACCGGCGACTCGCACCAGCGCTGCATGGTGGCCGAGGTCATGGGCCGTCACGTCGGCTGGATCGCGCTGCACGCCGGCATCGCCGCCGGCGCCCACGTCATCTGCATCCCCGAGGTTCCGATGTCCATCGACGAGATCGTCGAGCAGGTCACGCGCGCCCACGACCGCGGCCGCGCGCCGCTGGTGGTCGTGTCCGAGGGATTCAAGCTCACCGGCATGGACGAGGCCTTCAGTGACAAGGGCCTGGATGCCTTCAACCGCCCCCGCCTCGGCGGCATCGGCGAACTGCTGGCCCCCGAGATCGAGCGCCTGACCGGCATCGAGACCCGCGCCACGGTGCTCGGGCACATCCAGCGCGGCGGTTCGCCCTCGGCGTTCGACCGCGTGCTCGCGACGCGTCTCGGGCTCCACGCCGCCGACGCCCTCGCGGAGGGCGCCTGGGGGCAGATGGTCGCCATGCGCGGCACCGACATCATCCGCGTGCCGTTCGCCGACGCGCTCGGCGAGCTCAACAGCGTGCCCCTGTACCGCTACGAAGAGGCCGCCGCGCTCTTCGGCTGA
- the truB gene encoding tRNA pseudouridine(55) synthase TruB, whose protein sequence is MARAGILLVDKPGGITSHDVVARARRALGTRKIGHAGTLDPMATGLLVLGVEGATRLLTYIVGADKTYEATILLGISTDSDDADGVETARADAAVVAAVTDAAIDAGIRALTGEIDQVPSTVSAIKVQGRRAYDLARAGETVELKARRVTVSRFEVRETRREGATIALDVVVDCTSGTYIRALARDLGAALGVGGHLTALRRTRIGAFDVVAAVTVDDIAETALVKPATAAAVVVGALAVGADEARDLRHGKRIDGGGRLTGERAAAIDPDGRLVGIVERRGTQLKSVMNMPEEVAG, encoded by the coding sequence ATGGCGCGCGCCGGCATCCTCCTGGTCGACAAGCCGGGGGGCATCACCAGCCATGACGTCGTGGCGCGGGCGCGCCGCGCCCTGGGGACCCGCAAGATCGGTCACGCGGGCACGCTCGACCCGATGGCCACCGGACTCCTCGTGCTCGGCGTCGAGGGCGCGACGCGCCTCCTCACCTACATCGTGGGTGCCGACAAGACGTACGAGGCGACCATCCTGCTGGGGATATCGACCGACAGCGACGACGCCGACGGCGTCGAGACGGCGCGAGCGGATGCGGCTGTCGTCGCCGCCGTGACCGACGCGGCGATCGATGCCGGCATCCGCGCACTCACCGGCGAGATCGACCAGGTGCCCAGCACGGTCTCGGCCATCAAGGTGCAGGGTCGCCGCGCCTACGATCTCGCCCGCGCGGGCGAGACGGTGGAGCTGAAGGCCCGTCGGGTGACCGTGTCGCGGTTCGAGGTCCGCGAAACGCGGCGCGAGGGTGCGACCATCGCGCTCGACGTCGTCGTGGACTGCACCAGCGGCACGTACATCCGCGCGCTCGCACGGGACCTCGGCGCGGCGCTCGGGGTCGGTGGCCACCTCACCGCGCTCCGGCGCACCCGCATCGGAGCCTTCGACGTCGTCGCCGCGGTGACGGTCGACGACATCGCCGAGACCGCCCTCGTGAAGCCGGCGACCGCCGCGGCCGTGGTCGTCGGTGCGCTCGCGGTCGGTGCGGACGAGGCGCGCGACCTGCGCCACGGCAAGCGCATCGACGGGGGCGGCCGCCTCACGGGGGAACGCGCCGCGGCGATCGATCCGGACGGACGACTCGTGGGGATCGTCGAACGCCGGGGGACTCAGCTCAAGAGCGTCATGAACATGCCCGAGGAGGTCGCGGGATGA
- a CDS encoding A/G-specific adenine glycosylase: MPGIAAPLIAWYRGSARDLPWRRPGFGAWGTLVSEFMLQQTPVARVIPHLEAWLGRWPTPADLAAAAPAEAVTQWANLGYPRRALWLHRAAVEIRDRHDGTVPRDVDALLALTGIGDYTARAVAVFAYGDRHPVVDTNTRRVLARVVDGVAQPGPPGKADLARMTAELPDDIGEAAIVNAAAMELGAIVCTARAPKCDVCPLAAQCAWRAAGYPASEDRRRRQAKYEGSDRQARGAVLRVLREAAPAAVLLDDVVPDWPDPVQRDRAIDSLISDGLAEAEGGALFLPR, encoded by the coding sequence ATGCCAGGGATCGCCGCGCCGCTCATCGCGTGGTACCGCGGCAGCGCGCGGGACCTGCCGTGGCGCCGGCCGGGATTCGGCGCGTGGGGCACCCTGGTCAGCGAGTTCATGCTGCAGCAGACCCCCGTCGCGCGCGTCATCCCCCACCTCGAAGCGTGGCTGGGACGCTGGCCGACGCCGGCGGACCTGGCCGCGGCCGCCCCCGCCGAGGCCGTCACCCAGTGGGCGAACCTGGGGTACCCGCGGCGCGCCCTCTGGCTGCACCGCGCCGCCGTCGAGATCCGCGACCGCCACGACGGGACCGTGCCGCGCGACGTCGACGCCCTGCTCGCGCTCACCGGCATCGGCGACTACACGGCACGTGCCGTGGCGGTGTTCGCCTACGGCGACCGGCATCCCGTCGTCGACACGAACACCCGCCGCGTCCTCGCCCGTGTCGTCGACGGCGTCGCCCAGCCCGGACCGCCGGGCAAGGCGGATCTCGCCCGGATGACCGCGGAGCTCCCCGATGACATCGGCGAGGCGGCGATCGTCAACGCGGCGGCGATGGAGCTCGGTGCGATCGTGTGCACGGCCCGCGCGCCGAAGTGCGACGTCTGCCCCCTCGCGGCGCAGTGCGCGTGGCGAGCGGCCGGGTATCCGGCATCCGAGGATCGCCGGCGACGCCAAGCGAAGTACGAGGGAAGCGATCGACAGGCGCGCGGCGCGGTGCTGCGAGTGCTGCGCGAGGCGGCGCCGGCTGCCGTGCTCCTCGACGACGTCGTTCCCGACTGGCCCGATCCGGTGCAGCGCGACCGCGCCATCGACTCGCTCATCTCCGACGGGCTCGCCGAGGCCGAGGGCGGCGCGCTCTTCCTCCCCCGCTGA
- a CDS encoding MFS transporter, translated as MAEPMSRDQRVVLTVAVLASFVSFLDGTVVTVALPAISRDLGGGLSTQQWVVDAYLVTLGAFILVAGSLSDVLGRTLVLRIGLVGFGITSVAIAAAPTAEFLIVARALQGVAGALLVPSSLALITSTFRGPTQARAIGIWTGATTVAMIAGPLIGGVFVDTLSWRLVFLVNVLPIGVTLWLLARRAHADQRRPGAHVDVLGAVLCAVGLGGIVFALIEQPNLGWGSPVIWVPAALGAAAFAGFLVRQRVAREPLMPLDLFRSRNFWAGNLTTMFVYAALSLNGFVLSVYLQQGAGLPATLAGLASLPSTLLMITLSSRMGALSGRIGPRLFMTLGPAVMAIGALLLLSVRPEFDYWTQVLPGVVVFGLGLTATVSPLTAAVLGAIDTERSGIASAVNNAVSRVAGLLAIAAVSAVAGGALDIDGFHRAAIFTAVLMVLGATTSFLGIRNHLSRRD; from the coding sequence ATGGCCGAACCGATGTCGCGGGACCAGCGCGTGGTGCTGACCGTCGCGGTCCTGGCATCCTTCGTCTCCTTCCTCGACGGCACCGTCGTCACGGTCGCGCTCCCCGCCATCTCGCGCGACCTGGGCGGGGGCCTCTCGACGCAGCAGTGGGTGGTGGACGCCTATCTCGTGACCCTCGGCGCGTTCATCCTCGTCGCCGGGTCGCTCAGCGACGTCCTCGGGCGCACGCTCGTGCTCCGCATCGGTCTGGTCGGCTTCGGCATCACCTCGGTCGCGATCGCCGCCGCGCCCACCGCCGAATTCCTCATCGTCGCGCGAGCCCTCCAGGGGGTCGCGGGGGCCCTGCTCGTACCGAGTTCGCTCGCGCTGATCACGTCGACCTTCCGCGGACCGACCCAGGCCCGCGCGATCGGCATCTGGACCGGCGCCACCACCGTCGCGATGATCGCGGGGCCGCTCATCGGCGGGGTGTTCGTCGACACGCTGTCGTGGCGCCTGGTGTTCCTCGTGAACGTCCTGCCGATCGGGGTGACGCTGTGGCTGCTCGCTCGGCGCGCGCACGCCGACCAGCGACGCCCGGGTGCGCACGTCGACGTGCTCGGGGCCGTGCTCTGCGCGGTCGGGCTCGGTGGGATCGTCTTCGCCCTGATCGAGCAACCGAACCTCGGCTGGGGGTCGCCCGTGATCTGGGTGCCCGCGGCGCTCGGCGCGGCCGCGTTCGCAGGGTTCCTCGTCCGTCAGCGCGTCGCACGCGAGCCGCTCATGCCGCTGGATCTGTTCCGCTCGCGCAACTTCTGGGCCGGCAACCTCACCACGATGTTCGTCTACGCCGCCCTGTCGCTGAACGGCTTCGTCCTCAGCGTCTACCTGCAGCAGGGGGCGGGGCTCCCGGCGACCCTCGCGGGCCTCGCGTCCCTTCCGAGCACGTTGCTGATGATCACCCTCAGTTCCCGCATGGGCGCCCTCTCGGGACGCATCGGGCCGCGGCTGTTCATGACCCTCGGCCCCGCGGTGATGGCGATCGGCGCGCTGCTGCTGCTGTCGGTGCGTCCCGAGTTCGACTACTGGACGCAGGTGCTGCCGGGCGTCGTGGTGTTCGGCCTCGGCCTGACCGCCACGGTGTCGCCGCTGACGGCGGCCGTCCTGGGCGCGATCGACACGGAGCGGTCGGGGATCGCCTCAGCCGTCAACAACGCGGTTTCTCGCGTCGCAGGACTCCTGGCGATCGCCGCGGTGTCCGCCGTCGCGGGCGGTGCGCTCGACATCGACGGATTCCACCGCGCAGCGATCTTCACCGCCGTGCTCATGGTGCTCGGCGCGACGACGTCGTTCCTCGGCATCCGGAACCATCTTTCGCGCCGCGACTGA
- a CDS encoding bifunctional riboflavin kinase/FAD synthetase produces the protein MIVFRDPAEVPSGFGPSVVAIGKFDGVHTGHRAVIDRARVEAADGAQVVAVTFDRNPLSVLRPDRCPPDVIGPHQKLELLDRAGVDATLLLTFDEARAAQPAEEFVREVLVDALAARTVLVGRDFRFGAGGAGDPDLLERLGERDGFRVDVVDDVRAVHADRRVSSTWIREALAAGDIATAARLLGRAPSVWGEVVHGLKRGRELGYPTANLSPDLEGFVPADGVYAGWLIDVDGARRISYPAAISIGTNPTFDDVHHRQVEVYVLDETDLDLYGHHVEVRFVERVRGMAAFDGVDALLVQMADDVERVRGILR, from the coding sequence GTGATCGTCTTCCGCGACCCGGCGGAGGTGCCGTCGGGCTTCGGTCCCTCGGTCGTCGCGATCGGGAAGTTCGACGGTGTGCACACCGGTCATCGGGCCGTCATCGATCGCGCCCGCGTGGAGGCGGCGGACGGTGCTCAGGTCGTCGCCGTCACCTTCGACCGCAACCCGCTGAGCGTCCTCCGGCCCGACAGGTGCCCGCCCGACGTGATCGGCCCGCACCAGAAGCTCGAACTGCTCGATCGCGCGGGAGTGGATGCCACGCTCCTGCTGACCTTCGACGAGGCGCGCGCCGCGCAGCCGGCCGAGGAATTCGTCCGCGAGGTGCTGGTCGACGCGCTCGCCGCCCGCACCGTGCTCGTCGGGCGCGACTTCCGATTCGGTGCCGGCGGCGCCGGCGACCCCGATCTCCTCGAGCGGCTGGGGGAGCGGGACGGCTTCCGCGTCGATGTGGTCGACGACGTCCGCGCCGTGCACGCCGACCGCCGTGTGTCGTCGACGTGGATCCGCGAGGCGCTGGCGGCGGGCGACATCGCCACCGCCGCCCGGCTCCTGGGTCGCGCGCCGTCGGTGTGGGGCGAGGTGGTGCACGGGCTCAAGCGCGGGCGCGAGCTCGGGTACCCGACGGCGAACCTCTCGCCCGATCTCGAGGGCTTCGTGCCCGCCGACGGCGTGTACGCCGGGTGGCTGATCGACGTGGACGGTGCCCGACGCATCAGCTATCCGGCCGCGATCAGCATCGGGACGAATCCCACGTTCGACGACGTGCACCACCGGCAGGTCGAGGTGTACGTCCTCGACGAGACCGACCTCGACCTGTACGGGCATCACGTGGAGGTGCGTTTCGTCGAGCGCGTCCGGGGCATGGCGGCGTTCGACGGTGTCGACGCGCTGCTCGTGCAGATGGCCGACGACGTCGAGCGCGTGCGCGGCATCCTGCGCTGA